A single Arachidicoccus sp. BS20 DNA region contains:
- a CDS encoding bifunctional 5,10-methylenetetrahydrofolate dehydrogenase/5,10-methenyltetrahydrofolate cyclohydrolase, producing MQLLDGKIASKAVKEQLKQQVETLVNKGKRAPHLAAILVGTNGASETYVASKVKNCAEIGFQSTLIRLDENVDEQTLLDEIIKLNNDENIDGILVQLPLPKHISEQKIIATIDAAKDVDGFHPISAGNLMLGIPSFIPATPYGIMLMLEHYNIETKGKHAVVIGRSNIVGRPMSILLSTNNPYGNCTVTLCHSHTHNLKELCLQADIIVAALGKPEFLKADMVKDGAIIIDVGITRVEDATKKSGYSIKGDVAFDEVAEKASFITPVPGGVGLMTIAGLLKNTMRAYELREVK from the coding sequence ATGCAATTATTAGACGGAAAAATCGCTTCAAAAGCGGTAAAAGAACAACTGAAACAGCAGGTCGAAACCTTAGTAAACAAAGGCAAACGCGCGCCGCATCTCGCGGCAATTCTCGTGGGAACAAACGGCGCAAGCGAAACCTATGTCGCCAGCAAAGTGAAGAACTGTGCAGAAATCGGCTTTCAATCTACCTTAATTCGTCTGGATGAAAATGTGGACGAACAGACTTTGCTCGACGAAATCATCAAACTGAATAATGATGAAAATATCGACGGCATTTTGGTACAACTTCCTTTGCCCAAGCACATTAGCGAGCAAAAAATAATTGCAACCATTGATGCCGCGAAAGACGTAGATGGTTTTCATCCCATCAGCGCAGGAAATTTAATGCTCGGCATTCCGTCGTTCATTCCCGCAACGCCTTACGGCATCATGCTGATGCTGGAACATTATAATATTGAAACGAAAGGCAAGCACGCCGTTGTGATTGGTCGCAGCAATATCGTTGGCAGACCGATGAGCATTTTGTTAAGCACAAACAATCCTTACGGCAATTGCACGGTTACACTTTGTCATTCGCACACACATAACTTGAAAGAGCTTTGCTTGCAGGCAGACATTATTGTTGCCGCATTGGGTAAGCCGGAATTTTTAAAAGCCGATATGGTTAAAGACGGAGCAATTATTATAGACGTTGGCATTACGCGCGTGGAAGATGCAACAAAAAAATCGGGTTACAGCATCAAAGGCGACGTCGCGTTTGATGAAGTTGCAGAGAAAGCATCTTTCATTACGCCTGTTCCCGGCGGCGTGGGGTTGATGACGATTGCGGGATTGTTGAAGAATACGATGCGGGCGTACGAATTACGTGAGGTAAAATAG
- a CDS encoding TetR/AcrR family transcriptional regulator yields MGITERKIRHKENVKSNILDVARQIVKEEGWQALSMRKIADAIEYSAPVIYGHFENKEAILYELSLDAFGQLHKLLAKAEKKYSDPKEQLKAYADTYWNFAFKNKEYYQLMYGLGVPCCGAGKMKPEVNDFRDFVAEAIEKIMRENKSDMSELCFKTYSFWSVLHGLISIMLMRDSDIDATFNKKVMEDTVAAYIKNV; encoded by the coding sequence ATGGGTATCACGGAGCGTAAAATAAGACATAAGGAAAATGTGAAGTCCAATATATTGGATGTAGCCCGCCAAATCGTAAAAGAAGAAGGCTGGCAGGCGCTTTCCATGCGCAAAATTGCGGATGCAATTGAGTACAGTGCGCCCGTCATTTACGGGCATTTCGAGAATAAAGAAGCTATTTTATACGAGTTGTCGCTCGATGCGTTCGGGCAATTGCACAAGCTGTTGGCGAAAGCAGAGAAAAAATATTCCGACCCTAAAGAGCAGTTGAAAGCTTATGCAGATACTTACTGGAATTTTGCTTTTAAAAATAAAGAGTATTATCAGTTGATGTATGGGCTTGGCGTGCCATGTTGTGGCGCTGGAAAAATGAAGCCCGAAGTTAATGATTTCCGCGATTTTGTTGCGGAAGCCATTGAAAAGATTATGCGTGAAAACAAGTCCGATATGAGCGAGCTTTGCTTTAAAACATATTCGTTTTGGTCTGTACTGCACGGCTTAATTTCCATTATGCTGATGCGTGACTCGGACATAGATGCAACATTTAACAAGAAAGTAATGGAAGATACGGTAGCAGCTTATATTAAAAACGTTTAG
- a CDS encoding alkaline phosphatase family protein → MKKKRRVIYYLVDGAHIDVIKKLIDKGELPNIKRITEEGTFRKATTCFPSTTGPAYLPFLTGHFPGTMNVTGIRWFDKEEFKRKRWFNKNTMRSYCGPEAGLFNTDMPQDKPTLLEIFDQSYNLYNMITRGVKAENDLGKKGKALLYMRAHFFKRNHPVDITGHARIMDLLLSGKDFDFLFAVFPSVDWDSHYYHIQDEKTIAAYKIADESIGEVRAFLEKKNLWDDTLFILTSDHGLTPTHTHLDLSDWMTEHGLKSVSYPVIWRLNPKCSVSVSGNSFASIHLLKHRGSHSLRENELMHYFTKDRRKALLQEPAIDFITYRGNRENSFVVENLHGKAIIFKDNEKYSYSPETNDPLGLGKINSIDSREALESTFDTNYPDALVQIEQLFRGKRAGDFVVSAQKGYDLRDFWEIPEHKGSHGSLQREHMLVPLISNKTLNADFSARTADVFNTILHWMGKNHYPSEGQSLFK, encoded by the coding sequence ATGAAGAAAAAACGAAGAGTGATTTATTATCTCGTTGATGGCGCGCATATCGACGTGATAAAAAAATTAATAGACAAAGGCGAGCTGCCGAACATCAAACGCATTACAGAGGAAGGCACATTCAGAAAAGCAACCACGTGTTTTCCATCAACTACCGGACCTGCATACTTGCCGTTTCTCACAGGGCATTTTCCCGGAACCATGAATGTTACAGGCATTCGCTGGTTTGATAAAGAAGAATTTAAACGAAAAAGATGGTTTAATAAAAATACCATGCGCTCGTATTGCGGTCCCGAAGCAGGGTTGTTCAATACAGATATGCCGCAGGACAAACCAACGTTGTTAGAAATTTTTGACCAGTCATACAACCTCTACAACATGATTACGCGCGGCGTAAAAGCCGAAAATGATTTGGGCAAAAAAGGAAAAGCCTTGTTGTATATGCGTGCGCATTTTTTCAAGAGAAATCATCCTGTGGATATTACGGGACACGCGCGCATTATGGATTTGCTGCTTAGCGGAAAAGATTTTGATTTTCTCTTTGCCGTTTTCCCGAGTGTTGATTGGGATTCGCATTATTATCATATTCAAGATGAAAAAACAATTGCCGCTTATAAAATTGCAGATGAAAGTATTGGCGAAGTAAGAGCATTTCTTGAAAAGAAAAATCTTTGGGATGATACATTGTTCATACTTACATCCGACCACGGATTAACGCCCACACATACACATTTAGACCTCAGCGATTGGATGACGGAACATGGACTAAAATCGGTCAGCTATCCTGTTATCTGGCGTTTGAATCCAAAATGTTCCGTTTCCGTTTCGGGCAATTCTTTTGCAAGTATTCATTTACTGAAACACAGAGGCAGTCATAGTTTGAGAGAAAATGAGTTGATGCATTATTTCACAAAAGACAGGCGTAAAGCATTGCTGCAAGAACCTGCCATTGATTTTATTACTTATCGCGGGAACAGGGAAAATAGTTTTGTTGTAGAGAATTTACACGGTAAAGCAATCATTTTTAAAGATAATGAAAAATATAGTTATTCTCCTGAAACGAACGACCCGCTTGGCTTAGGAAAAATTAATTCCATTGATTCGAGAGAAGCATTGGAATCAACTTTCGATACAAATTATCCCGATGCTTTGGTGCAGATAGAACAATTGTTTCGCGGCAAAAGAGCAGGCGATTTTGTTGTAAGCGCACAAAAAGGTTACGACTTGCGCGACTTTTGGGAAATACCTGAACACAAAGGCTCTCACGGTTCTTTACAACGGGAACATATGTTGGTTCCGCTTATTTCCAATAAAACATTGAACGCGGATTTCTCTGCTAGAACTGCTGATGTCTTTAATACAATTCTTCATTGGATGGGCAAGAATCATTATCCGTCGGAAGGTCAATCATTATTCAAATAA
- a CDS encoding 7-carboxy-7-deazaguanine synthase QueE, producing MEIINQTSQIKHTLPVMEAFYTIQGEGFYQGRAAYFIRLGGCDVGCVWCDVKESWDANLHPQQTVTKIVTDALQETNKAKNVIAVITGGEPLMYNLDELTNALQEVGFQTNIETSGAYSLSGNLDWICLSPKKFKAPLPEVIAKANELKIIIYNKSDFAWAEKYAAQTKPDCKLYLQPEWSKEKEMLPLIVDYIKQNPKWELSLQIHKYINVP from the coding sequence ATGGAAATCATAAATCAAACATCGCAAATCAAACATACACTTCCCGTGATGGAAGCATTTTACACCATTCAGGGCGAAGGATTTTATCAGGGTCGCGCGGCGTATTTTATTCGTCTTGGCGGCTGCGATGTGGGCTGCGTTTGGTGCGATGTAAAAGAAAGCTGGGATGCTAATCTTCATCCTCAGCAAACTGTAACAAAAATTGTTACAGATGCTTTGCAGGAAACCAATAAGGCAAAAAATGTAATCGCCGTCATCACAGGCGGAGAACCTTTAATGTATAATTTGGATGAACTGACGAATGCTTTGCAGGAAGTAGGTTTTCAAACTAATATTGAAACTTCCGGCGCCTATTCGTTAAGCGGAAACCTTGACTGGATTTGCCTTTCGCCCAAAAAATTTAAAGCGCCTTTGCCGGAAGTTATAGCTAAAGCCAATGAATTAAAAATCATTATCTACAACAAATCCGACTTTGCCTGGGCGGAAAAATATGCCGCGCAAACAAAGCCGGATTGCAAACTATATCTTCAACCTGAATGGTCGAAAGAAAAAGAAATGTTGCCTTTAATTGTAGATTATATCAAGCAAAACCCGAAGTGGGAATTGAGCTTGCAGATTCATAAATATATCAACGTTCCGTAA
- a CDS encoding alkaline phosphatase family protein has protein sequence MRKTNLSFLLAAAMFSFLFSCKSKTTATIPRPKHLIIVIDENHKYDEIIGSPNAPYITSLSKEAALFTDSHGVIHPSQPNYLAFFSGSVQDVTDDRCLDSVTPYTTKNLGASLIAKGFTFKGYAQGLPSVGSKICRDSVSALTHGTVYGRKHCPWINWQGNGENNFPDSLSLPMTAFPKDFNQLPDVAFVIPDMDHDMHNIGKPGDSAAIKRGDDWLKENLSAYIEWAKTHNSMFILTFDEDDMTATNRIPTFIVGPQVKPGEYAEHINHFDVLRTLEKMYGLPPCVQDTSAHEITDVWK, from the coding sequence ATGAGAAAAACAAATCTTTCCTTTTTATTGGCAGCAGCTATGTTTAGCTTTTTGTTTTCCTGCAAATCGAAAACAACGGCTACCATTCCGCGACCAAAACATTTGATTATCGTGATTGATGAAAATCATAAGTACGATGAAATTATCGGTTCGCCCAATGCGCCGTATATTACTTCGTTGAGTAAGGAAGCTGCACTGTTTACCGATTCTCATGGTGTTATACATCCGAGCCAGCCTAACTATCTCGCATTTTTTTCGGGCAGTGTACAAGATGTAACCGACGACCGTTGCCTCGATTCGGTTACGCCTTATACAACTAAGAATTTAGGTGCTTCCCTTATTGCCAAAGGATTTACGTTTAAAGGTTACGCGCAAGGTTTACCTTCGGTAGGCAGTAAGATTTGCCGCGACAGTGTAAGCGCGCTTACGCATGGCACTGTCTATGGTCGCAAGCATTGTCCGTGGATAAACTGGCAAGGCAACGGAGAAAATAATTTCCCCGATTCTTTAAGTCTGCCAATGACTGCTTTCCCCAAAGATTTTAATCAACTTCCGGATGTTGCTTTCGTAATTCCCGATATGGACCACGATATGCACAACATTGGCAAACCGGGCGATTCGGCTGCCATCAAGCGTGGCGACGACTGGCTGAAAGAAAACCTAAGCGCATATATCGAATGGGCTAAAACGCATAACAGTATGTTCATTCTTACTTTTGATGAAGACGATATGACGGCGACTAATCGTATTCCTACATTCATTGTCGGACCGCAGGTAAAACCCGGAGAATATGCCGAACATATTAATCACTTTGATGTGTTGCGTACTCTTGAAAAAATGTACGGTTTGCCGCCTTGCGTGCAGGATACTTCTGCACACGAAATTACAGATGTGTGGAAATAA
- a CDS encoding efflux RND transporter permease subunit → MLKKFIQRPVLSTVVSAILLILGLISLTTLPVSQFPDIAPPTVQVTTTYPGANAETVARSVADPIEEAVNGVENMTYMTSNSSNDGSMTLNVYFKQGTDPDIDAVNVQNRVSKALSQLPQEVVQAGVSTQKVQNSIIMFIAVSSSDTSYDEAFIQNYIKINLIPQLQRIPGVGQAQPFGNRDYSMRIWLKPDRLNAYGLSPQDVSNAIKDQSLEAAPGRLGQQSKEVFEYVLKYKGKLNKPEDYDNIIIKANTDGSVIKLKDVASVELGSYTYSANSRLDGNPTSGLAIYQTAGSNANDILTAAQKQLDEFNKRLPKGLKSTIMFNAKEFLDSSIHQVLHTLVEAFILVFIVVFIFLQDFRSTLIPAIAVPVAIVGTFFFMQLFGFSINLLTLFALVLAIGIVVDDAIVVVEAVHAKMEQTGLPARRATEHSMSEISGAIISITLVMAAVFIPVGFMKGPAGVFYRQFAFTLAIAILISAVNALTLSPALCALILKNPHTEEHGEKRKGFLGRFFAAFNVGFKTLTDKYLQAIKFLVKRKWVAISGLALVAVVTFFMIKRTPTGFIPTEDQNFLLYAVNTPPGSSLDRTNKVMKSIEGIAKQQSFTQHHYQIDGLNFISNANAAPFGAGFIRMKPQEERGAMKSFDQIAGYMTMQVAQQVKGGSAFFFTFPTIQGFGNVSGFEFMLQDRGNGSLGKLDTTAHAFIGALMQRKEIAAAFTTYSAGNPQYMLEIDNEKSMQLGVHVSDLLQTLQTYYGSTFVDDFNRFGKYYRVMVQADAAYRMNTQSLDNIYVKNAQGQMVPANALVSFKRVYGPETVTRNNLYNAVTINGTPKPGYSTGDAIKAIEETAAQVLPKSYGYEWTGMTREEINAGSQTTIIFIMSLVFVYFLLAAQYESYILPLAIVLTIPLGVFGVMLFINWFGIDNNIYVQVCLIMLVGLLAKNAILIVEFAVQRRRGGMPLFAAALEASRLRLRPILMTSFAFIVGLIPLMRATGASALGNRSIGTGAVGGMLTGVLLGIFVIPVLFVIFQYLQEKVVKKDSKRITKVDIHD, encoded by the coding sequence ATGCTAAAAAAATTCATTCAGCGCCCGGTATTATCGACAGTCGTTTCGGCAATATTGTTGATATTGGGGCTGATTTCTTTAACCACATTGCCCGTTTCGCAGTTTCCTGATATTGCGCCGCCGACCGTGCAGGTTACGACCACTTATCCCGGTGCGAATGCCGAAACTGTGGCGCGCTCCGTCGCCGACCCGATTGAAGAAGCGGTAAACGGCGTGGAAAACATGACGTACATGACTTCCAATTCAAGCAACGACGGAAGCATGACTTTGAATGTATATTTTAAACAGGGAACAGACCCCGATATTGATGCGGTAAATGTTCAGAACAGGGTGTCGAAAGCCTTAAGCCAGTTACCACAGGAAGTAGTTCAGGCGGGCGTTTCCACACAGAAAGTACAGAACAGTATCATCATGTTTATTGCCGTGTCGAGTTCAGATACAAGCTATGATGAAGCTTTTATTCAAAACTATATCAAGATAAATTTGATTCCGCAGTTGCAGCGTATTCCGGGTGTGGGACAGGCGCAACCCTTCGGCAACAGGGATTATTCCATGCGTATCTGGCTGAAGCCAGACAGGCTCAATGCTTACGGGCTTTCGCCGCAGGATGTAAGCAATGCAATTAAAGACCAAAGCCTGGAAGCTGCACCGGGAAGATTGGGACAGCAAAGCAAAGAGGTATTTGAATATGTGTTGAAATATAAAGGCAAACTGAACAAGCCTGAAGACTATGATAACATCATCATCAAAGCGAATACGGATGGTTCTGTAATCAAACTCAAAGATGTTGCAAGCGTTGAATTGGGTTCTTATACTTATTCCGCCAATAGCAGGTTAGACGGCAACCCTACTTCCGGTTTGGCAATTTATCAAACGGCAGGTTCTAACGCGAACGACATTCTTACAGCAGCGCAAAAACAATTGGACGAATTTAATAAAAGGCTGCCCAAAGGTTTGAAATCAACCATTATGTTCAATGCCAAAGAGTTTTTGGATTCTTCCATTCATCAGGTGTTGCACACATTAGTGGAAGCGTTCATATTGGTATTCATCGTGGTGTTTATTTTCTTGCAGGATTTCCGTTCAACGTTAATTCCCGCAATTGCAGTACCCGTAGCTATTGTGGGTACATTTTTCTTCATGCAACTCTTTGGTTTCAGTATCAATTTATTGACCTTGTTTGCATTGGTTCTTGCCATCGGTATTGTGGTAGACGATGCGATTGTGGTGGTCGAAGCCGTACATGCGAAAATGGAACAAACGGGTTTGCCTGCGCGCAGAGCAACGGAACATTCGATGAGCGAAATTTCGGGCGCGATTATTTCTATCACATTGGTCATGGCTGCGGTGTTTATTCCCGTTGGTTTTATGAAAGGTCCTGCAGGCGTGTTTTACAGACAGTTCGCGTTTACACTGGCAATAGCTATTTTGATTTCTGCCGTGAACGCGCTTACGCTTAGTCCTGCGTTATGTGCATTGATTTTGAAAAACCCGCATACCGAAGAACACGGCGAAAAGCGCAAAGGATTTTTGGGTAGATTTTTCGCGGCATTTAACGTGGGATTTAAAACTTTGACCGACAAATATCTGCAAGCAATTAAGTTTTTAGTTAAGCGGAAATGGGTTGCCATTTCAGGTTTAGCATTGGTTGCTGTGGTTACGTTCTTTATGATAAAAAGAACGCCTACCGGTTTTATTCCTACGGAAGACCAAAACTTCTTGTTGTATGCGGTAAATACGCCACCCGGAAGCTCTTTGGACAGAACGAATAAAGTAATGAAAAGCATTGAAGGCATTGCAAAGCAACAGTCTTTCACGCAGCATCATTACCAGATAGATGGATTGAACTTTATTTCCAACGCAAATGCAGCGCCTTTTGGTGCGGGCTTTATACGTATGAAACCGCAGGAAGAACGCGGCGCGATGAAAAGCTTTGACCAGATTGCAGGATACATGACGATGCAGGTGGCGCAGCAGGTAAAAGGCGGAAGTGCGTTCTTCTTTACATTCCCGACGATTCAAGGATTTGGTAATGTAAGTGGCTTTGAATTTATGTTGCAGGACAGAGGCAACGGTTCGCTCGGAAAGCTTGATACGACTGCACATGCGTTCATTGGTGCATTGATGCAACGCAAAGAAATTGCTGCTGCATTTACTACATATTCCGCAGGTAATCCGCAGTATATGCTGGAGATTGATAATGAAAAGTCCATGCAACTTGGCGTACACGTCAGCGATTTGTTGCAAACATTACAGACTTATTACGGAAGCACTTTTGTAGATGATTTTAATCGCTTCGGAAAATATTATCGTGTAATGGTACAAGCCGATGCCGCGTATCGTATGAATACTCAATCGCTGGATAATATTTATGTGAAAAATGCACAAGGACAAATGGTTCCGGCAAATGCGCTTGTTTCGTTCAAGCGCGTGTACGGACCGGAAACGGTTACGAGAAATAACCTTTACAATGCAGTAACCATCAACGGTACACCGAAGCCCGGATATAGTACAGGCGACGCCATTAAAGCTATTGAAGAAACAGCGGCGCAGGTATTACCGAAATCTTACGGTTACGAATGGACGGGCATGACGAGAGAAGAAATTAATGCAGGCTCGCAAACGACCATCATCTTTATCATGAGTCTTGTGTTTGTCTATTTCTTGCTGGCTGCGCAATACGAAAGTTATATTCTTCCGTTAGCAATTGTTTTGACCATTCCGCTGGGAGTGTTTGGTGTAATGCTGTTCATCAATTGGTTTGGCATTGACAACAATATTTATGTGCAGGTTTGTTTAATCATGCTCGTCGGGCTGCTGGCGAAGAACGCGATTCTGATTGTGGAGTTTGCCGTACAGCGCAGGCGCGGCGGAATGCCCTTGTTTGCCGCGGCTTTGGAAGCATCGCGTTTAAGGCTTCGCCCGATATTGATGACTTCGTTCGCGTTCATCGTTGGTTTGATTCCTTTGATGCGTGCAACAGGCGCCTCGGCGCTGGGTAATCGTTCTATCGGAACAGGTGCTGTCGGCGGAATGTTGACGGGCGTATTATTGGGCATATTCGTGATTCCTGTGTTGTTTGTGATTTTCCAATACTTGCAGGAAAAGGTGGTAAAGAAAGATTCAAAACGAATAACGAAAGTGGATATTCACGATTAA
- a CDS encoding lysylphosphatidylglycerol synthase transmembrane domain-containing protein — protein sequence MQENNATTLELQAEKESGFLKYFQKNAIVKGVLWFALITISVLTFLFLYNNAGSTLKALEKFKLKYLLLGLLMVFIDLLLGGWRNHIFIRKLNPTISSWVSFKANAANMFMGAITPAHGGAGPAQLYIYMSNGVKFIDAFAVALINMGATLIYMPLAALFALLTIHHQIEADVISYLLKYGFTFFTLFLLVFLLAFWKPVLIGNLIQKIAALLAHLFSKRKKKLESWGAKSFRNIQKYQAVCHTLLKENPLLFPLAILISIALYLNKYCTQYVILLGLGIHANLIHVICVQILIQFMIYFAPTPGGSGFAELGIAVFYKKIIPAAMLPLFTVLQRSFILFFPAMVGAFVVIGRLRRQAGTRGNV from the coding sequence ATGCAAGAAAATAATGCAACTACGCTTGAATTACAAGCAGAAAAAGAAAGCGGTTTTTTGAAATATTTTCAAAAGAATGCCATCGTCAAAGGTGTTTTGTGGTTTGCACTGATTACGATTTCAGTATTAACTTTTTTGTTTTTGTATAATAATGCAGGTAGCACACTGAAAGCGCTTGAAAAGTTCAAGTTAAAATATTTGTTGCTTGGCTTGCTGATGGTTTTTATCGATTTGCTGCTCGGCGGCTGGCGCAATCATATTTTTATACGAAAGCTCAATCCGACAATTTCTTCGTGGGTAAGTTTCAAAGCCAATGCGGCGAATATGTTTATGGGTGCCATTACGCCCGCGCATGGCGGTGCCGGTCCGGCACAATTGTATATTTATATGAGCAACGGCGTTAAGTTTATCGATGCGTTTGCTGTTGCACTAATCAATATGGGTGCTACACTTATTTATATGCCGCTTGCTGCGCTGTTTGCATTGCTTACAATACATCATCAGATTGAAGCGGATGTTATCAGCTATCTGTTGAAATACGGGTTTACATTTTTCACTTTGTTCTTACTGGTATTTCTGCTCGCTTTTTGGAAACCTGTTTTGATTGGAAATTTGATACAAAAAATTGCAGCTTTATTGGCGCATTTATTTTCGAAAAGAAAAAAGAAATTAGAAAGTTGGGGAGCAAAATCTTTCCGAAATATTCAAAAGTATCAGGCAGTTTGCCATACATTGCTGAAAGAAAATCCGTTGTTATTTCCGTTGGCAATATTAATATCAATTGCGCTTTATCTGAATAAATATTGTACGCAGTATGTGATACTTTTAGGATTGGGAATTCATGCAAATTTGATACACGTTATTTGTGTGCAAATACTCATTCAGTTTATGATTTATTTTGCGCCAACGCCCGGCGGTAGCGGGTTTGCGGAGTTGGGTATCGCAGTATTTTATAAGAAAATAATTCCTGCTGCAATGCTTCCGTTGTTCACGGTTTTGCAAAGGTCGTTCATCTTGTTTTTTCCTGCCATGGTAGGCGCATTTGTTGTTATCGGAAGATTGAGAAGACAAGCGGGAACAAGAGGTAATGTATAA
- a CDS encoding efflux RND transporter periplasmic adaptor subunit, whose product MTQKGVIQKYKYGYLFGLIAFSLIALSGCGSSSAANQAAAAPPPPALPVLALQNLNVNTYKEFTASVEGSKDIEIRPQVEGILTKIYVDEGAYVHKGQTLFRIDSRPYNEQKNSAHATLLAAKAALQNAKINVDKLLPLVKNNVVSDVQLQTAQAQYEQAKANVAQAQAAESSASINVGFTTIDAPADGYIGRIPYKTGSLVGTTSPEALTVLSQTKQMYVYFSMSETDFLHFTSSVQGKTMEEKVSHIPPVSLVLANDSLYPEKGKVEIVEGQFDKNIGAISFRATFPNANGLLRSGNTGRIRVPDQAINGTVVPQEATFEVQNKTFVFVVGDSNKVASRQINIAQSAGTYYVVNNGVKANDKIVYAGFDRLADGAAIQPQPITLDSLLKVSPLE is encoded by the coding sequence ATGACACAAAAAGGAGTTATTCAAAAGTATAAGTATGGATACTTATTCGGATTGATTGCGTTTTCGCTCATTGCTTTGTCCGGCTGCGGTTCATCTTCGGCTGCAAATCAGGCTGCTGCCGCACCGCCGCCGCCTGCATTGCCTGTATTGGCTTTGCAAAATTTGAATGTAAATACTTACAAAGAATTTACCGCTTCGGTAGAAGGCAGCAAAGACATAGAAATTCGTCCGCAGGTCGAAGGGATATTGACGAAGATTTATGTGGATGAAGGTGCTTATGTTCACAAAGGTCAAACGCTTTTTAGAATTGATAGCAGACCTTACAACGAGCAAAAGAACAGCGCACACGCGACTTTACTGGCTGCAAAAGCGGCTTTGCAAAACGCAAAAATCAACGTGGACAAATTGTTGCCTTTGGTAAAAAACAATGTGGTATCCGATGTGCAACTGCAGACTGCACAGGCGCAGTATGAACAGGCAAAAGCTAATGTTGCACAAGCGCAGGCGGCTGAATCTTCTGCAAGCATCAATGTTGGTTTTACCACGATTGACGCGCCTGCCGACGGTTACATTGGTCGCATTCCTTATAAAACGGGAAGCCTCGTGGGTACAACTTCGCCCGAAGCATTGACGGTGCTTTCGCAAACAAAGCAGATGTATGTTTATTTCTCCATGAGTGAAACAGATTTCCTGCATTTCACTTCATCGGTTCAGGGAAAAACTATGGAAGAAAAAGTATCACACATTCCGCCGGTATCGCTTGTGTTGGCAAATGATTCTCTTTATCCCGAAAAAGGAAAAGTGGAAATCGTGGAAGGACAGTTTGATAAAAACATCGGCGCTATCAGTTTCCGTGCAACATTTCCTAATGCAAACGGTTTGTTGCGTTCGGGCAACACAGGTAGAATCCGCGTTCCTGACCAGGCGATAAACGGAACAGTCGTTCCGCAGGAAGCGACGTTTGAAGTGCAGAACAAAACTTTTGTTTTTGTTGTGGGCGACAGCAACAAAGTTGCGAGCAGGCAAATCAACATTGCACAAAGTGCAGGCACTTATTATGTCGTAAACAATGGCGTAAAAGCAAACGACAAAATCGTATATGCAGGTTTCGACAGGCTCGCAGACGGCGCAGCCATTCAGCCGCAGCCGATTACTTTGGACAGTTTGTTGAAAGTATCGCCGCTGGAGTAG